In Populus nigra chromosome 1, ddPopNigr1.1, whole genome shotgun sequence, one genomic interval encodes:
- the LOC133692687 gene encoding squamosa promoter-binding-like protein 16 yields MGYNFKTPWELAESEKQSSPYFTQITVSSSLRVPQATGYCSVDLKLGNSGNFKDKYKDPGGSLMESSSSGSSKRARTPNNATLVPSCLVDGCTSDLSKCRDYHRRHKVCEFHSKSSQVFIKGQEQRFCQQCSRFHSLGEFDEGKRSCRKRLDGHNRRRRKPQPDSLSVNSARIFSNQGTRYLQFGSSQIFSTSAMSSAWTGAAKAERDPMLYTSQSSMNFDGRKNLFPGSLSPNYKGGKQFPFLQGTSSTLPGDSIRLNANSTLGNIGNSQKMFSDGLNRVIDSNRALSLLSSPPSETRDIGLSHVVQPDLNPPAQSLIPSLNYNDALGMESEPVGPVLASDGSSNSNPHGQHMFQIGPDWLSANGSHQTLSFSWE; encoded by the exons ATGGGCTATAATTTTAAGACTCCTTGGGAATTAGCTGAATCGGAAAAACAAAGCAGTCCGTACTTTACTCAAATCACTGTGTCTAGCAGCTTAAGGGTACCTCAGGCTACCGGGTATTGTTCAGTAGACTTGAAGCTCGGCAATTCTGGTAATTTCAAGGACAAGTATAAGGATCCCGGGGGCTCTTTAATGGAATCATCTTCGTCTGGATCATCAAAGAGAGCTAGGACACCTAACAATGCAACCCTAGTCCCCTCATGCTTGGTTGATGGATGCACTTCGGACCTTAGCAAATGCAGGGATTACCATCGGCGACATAAAGTATGTGAGTTCCACTCCAAGTCGTCTCAGGTTTTTATTAAAGGTCAGGAACAACGGTTTTGCCAGCAGTGCAGCAG GTTCCATTCGTTGGGGGAGTTTGATGAGGGGAAGCGAAGCTGCAGAAAGCGTCTTGATGGACATAATCGGCGTCGAAGGAAGCCCCAGCCAGATTCACTTTCAGTAAATTCTGCAAGGATATTTTCCAACCAAG GTACTAGATATCTACAATTCGGTAgctctcaaatattttcaaCCAGTGCTATGAGCTCTGCTTGGACTGGAGCTGCAAAAGCCGAGAGGGATCCAATGCTTTATACTAGTCAATCCTCAATGAACTTCGATGGCAGAAAAAATCTTTTTCCTGGTTCCTTGTCTCCCAACTATAAAGGAGGAAAGCAGTTCCCCTTTTTACAAGGCACTAGTTCCACACTTCCTGGAGATTCTATCCGTCTCAATGCCAATTCCACATTAGGAAATATTGGCAACAGCCAGAAAATGTTCTCTGATGGGTTAAACCGAGTCATAGACTCCAACCGTGCTCTCTCTCTTCTGTCATCTCCACCATCTGAGACTCGGGATATTGGTTTGAGCCACGTAGTGCAGCCTGACCTGAACCCTCCTGCTCAGTCCTTGATCCCAAGCTTGAACTATAATGATGCTCTTGGAATGGAAAGTGAGCCAGTAGGACCTGTCTTAGCATCTGATGGCAGCAGCAATTCCAACCCCCATGGTCAGCATATGTTTCAGATCGGACCTGATTGGTTATCTGCAAATGGATCTCATCAGACACTTTCCTTCTCGTGGGAGTAG